The window TAAGCTGCTGCAAGGACAGATTGTACATGCCGCCGGAGTAGCGGATCGTAACTTAACGGTAGGCACTCACGTTATATTGGTAACAGATGATGTGCTCTTGGATGCACGGGTTATAGACATGCAGGTGCTCCCTCTCACGAAGCTGAGACGTTCTGACGCATTACGAACAGGTTTTGCGACACGAAAAGCTTTGCTCTCAGCTCTTCAACTTGCCCCAAACAGACTAGCAATAATACTTCATCTTGAACCATCTCAAACACTTGTTGAGGGTGTAGTATCGCGTCCCGCCACCTGATATACACACAAGCGAGTATGGTATGCCAATCTCACTCAGCGACACAGCGTGGATGATGCCATATTTAGACGTATTGCCACGTACTAATGACCTGATCTTTACTGAAGTATGGCACCACAATCGTTTCGTTTTTGGGGAAGAAGCGCCTTGTGCAGATGAAATTGATTTGTGGAGTGCGCGTCTGGTCTGTGCCGCCATGGACATGAGCCAGAGGTTACTTGTCGTTCTTCCAGATCGTGCGCCGCACAGGCCTTCTTTGTTGTTTGCGAGCTGTTTGGTGATGGATGCGCTTGATACTATCTTGTATCCTGACATTGAACCTAACAAGGTTGTGTATTTTGGTACAAGTATCGGTATACGAGAACAGCTGTCTGCTGTGAAGGTTCAAGACTTGGTTCTCGACCAAGTCTTCCCCGCCTATCGAACGACACGAAACTCTGCCGTCGCCAAATCGCTGAAACCCAAAGCCAAAGGTCGAGGTACACGTAGTATCACGTCTATAGCCAGCACCTTACCCCAGGTCATATGTGCGTACTCTCCTGCTGATCCTCGTAAAGTTATTGATCAATTTGAGCCGACTTGGCTGGCAGTTGACTGTAGTGATGCGAGCTCGATTCGCTGGCTACCATCGCTATTAAAATATGCTGAGCACCTGGAACTGCCAGTAGTAGCGTGGTGCCAAAGCCCTCTCTCAGCAACGGTGCGTGACTTCTCGCAAGCTGGCGGCATAGTATTTCATTGGCCGAGAGCAGAACTACCACCGCACAGCGCAACAATCGCAAGCGAGATGAGCAATAAAGCGCATACAGATATCACGCCAATCATTGTGGATACTCAAAACTCTCGTTTTGCGGAAAATTTGCAAACAGCATATCAAGCACTTGTAGAGGTCACAAAATCTACCGCAGCTACTGATCGTTTACTTCGTGACTGCCTCAATATTGGGTGGCGATATTTACAATCTATTGAACTCCTTCCAATCCCACTAGCTTTATACGAAGTTGAAGTTCTTCGATTCTGGAATGTTACACCGTTGTCTAAACTGCAACAAACATTTCTCCGGTTTATTGAAGCAGCACAGGATGTTTATACGAAGGCTGCCCCTTTGTTGTATGAGGCCTATCATGCCCTGGCCGATGCCCACGCTGCATTCGCTAGTAATGAACCCCCGCTGTGGACGATGCTATCCAAAGAGTGTTTGAAAAGCGAAACAAACACTGAACCGCGTATATATATATTCTCGTCGGAATACAGAAAGCAGCTTTTTATCTTCGCATTGCTATCACGATACAATCTTACAGAGAATGATCTTCGCTTGAAAGGAATATGGCTTGCGACACTCAAGGATTTTTATCGTGGATATCTTGAGTGTGATAAGGGCAATTTTGTTGCACATAACGGAACCCCAACCTTACCTTTAGAGACGCCCTATTTACCAATTATTCTTGGACTACCAAGTTCCAGACAGGCAGCGTATATTGAGCCATTCCTTAGCCGAGCGAATGGAGAAATTGTCATTTATCCCTACCAACATTCTACTTTAATACGTAGGATTCAAGAGTGGAATGCTGCACTTGCGCCAAAACCTGCTGACCAATCTAAGTGCCTAGATAAACTAGCAATCAAAGCAGTACACCTAAATGCAATTCCATCAGGAGAACCACGAGTAAGCTTAGTCGATAGTGAAGCAGTTGTTGTAACACCAAAAGGCACCTCAAAAAGTAATACTCCCCTTCCCTGGACATCCCTTGATCCTGTCCAAGAGCTAACATTTCTCTTTGAACACGATGAGGAACAAGGCCCAGAACAAGGTGAAACCCAAGATCATTCCCTCGGTAGTGAGCCTAGTAGTCAGTTTGCCGATGCGTGGATAGACTCCGCGATCGAGTTACAGCTTGAAGGTAATTGGCATGCGACGTTTGCGACTGATGATACAGTGCAGGTCGTTGTGGGAACTGGAGATGCGCATACAGAAGAGCGCTATGTCCGATCTCTTCGAGCACATGACAGAATTCTATTTATCGTCGGCCAGCGTCGGCAAAACCTGTATGATCTGATTATTACCCGCGTTCATGCCCATCCGGCTATCGAGCTGCATCTGGCTATGATCCGCCGATGGCATGAGGAGTTATCAGCGGCGTTTGGCGCTTGGAAGAAAGAACACAATGCTAGCCTTGACGATCTTCTCGCGGCACTTCGCAAAAAAGGTAGTCACTTAACCTCCACCCAAACCCTGCGGTTGTGGCTTATGGGCGAAGTCCTCTGTCCCGAGGATACAGGCGACCTACTGCGAGTGGCTGAGATTTTACATATGCCGTTTGTAAAGGATAATCATCGCCATATCGATAAGGCGGCTCAACGGTTACGCAATATTCATCGGGCATTAGCCCGTAGACTAAACCGCTGGCTACAGCAAGAAGCTGCGGGTGCGTTACGTGAAGGCAAACCGGATACATCGATCCTGGACAAAGAGCTTGGACTAACCTTTAGTGACTTTCGAGATTCACTGCTCATTCTTCGGGTAGAGTCAATTCTACACAGAGAAGGATTGTATTTGCGAAGCAGCCTCGGGCAGCTAGAGCGAGAGGACGCGTAAATGACATATTCATCATGGGATGAGCGTGAACGTTCGCGCGAAGAGGAATTGTTAGCCACATACTTGTCTGAACAAGTGACAAATCGTGCGGCAGGTATACTGGAGGACGAGTGCGTGCAGAATGCACCACGGGATCGCTATTTTATCGGTAATCTACGTCCCGTTTCTCCGCTAGATATCGATAGCACACCGCAGTATCTACGCGACCTCGTTGAAAAGCTCTCACCTATGGCATTTGGCGCAGAGTTCCGGGCTGTTTCTGGTGATGGCAAGATAACGGCAACCGTTACGGTTTCATGGAACTGCTACTATCGAGTATTTCCAACTTATGACCAACAAGTAGCCCACCAAATGCAACAGCCAGAAGCTCAGGCGGCCGATGAAGAGGTCGCAGAGGCCGCTGTCATCGAAATTGAGAATGAGGGCACAGAGGAAGCAGACCCCTTTTTTGAAGACATCCTCACTGAGCTTGAGGATAATAACACTAGTGCTCCTGTACCTACATCTGCTTTCAGTCAGCCGCGACGCCGCAGGCAAGTAACACCTCGTGACTCTTTATTTCTCAGATTCAAAAAGATAAGTTGCCATGCGCAAGGTACAATAACAGTTACCTACGATGCATCCACCAACGCTTGGGAGATAAATACCACCAATTTGCAAGATGCGTTGGACGCTGAAACAGAGCGTGCTAAGCAGAAGGTACTAGCAGACCCAAATCGAATTCGAACAAGAGGATCAGCTGATGAAAAAGTGCGTGTTCCTGAGACAGCGTTAGCGTCTCCCGACACATTTACTGCATTTTGTAACACGTTCAGAACCAATGTTATTCCTCAATGGAAATGGAATGTTGAGGTTGAGCTAGTTGCGGATACCCCAACCATAGATTCTCAAGAAGCCGTCATCTTCTACTCGTTCACAAATGTGTCCCCGATCCTTCCACCACCAGCCCGTGACCCTAATACTGAGTCCTATTTCTTTGCTGTTCAGGCTGTGTTTAATTTTGAGCACGTACGCATCCTCCCATTTGAGCTTGAGTTGGTGCCCCGAAGTTTTCGGTATGACCGCGAGTTGTGGGGACGGGGTTTCAACTGCTCCGTAATCAGACAAGACGGTTCAAACGTTTTTGAGACAACAAACACACCTGTCCATACGCAATTCCGATACAGTACGCGCGCAACACCCGAGGCTCCCTTTGCGCAACTTGCGCAAGATCCATTGCCTGTGCTTGAAGCAATACTCGTGTCTATGCAAGAGAACCTCAGCACCTGGGAGAATCAAGAACAGGTATATGAGCAGAATCTTCCGTCTTGGACCGCGACGTATGCCGCTGAATTTCAGAGTGATCGTCAGCGATATCTCTCAGAGATAGAGCGGTTCGCCCGAGGTGTCGAACTGTTGCGTACCAATGATGATGTACGTTTGGCATTCCAGTTAACTAATGAAACATTTCGGCGCGGACAGAAGAGTGCATGGCGATTGTTCCAAATTGTATTTCTTGTGACCCAGATTCCAGGCATTGTTGCACTGTCCAATCCGCAAAGTTCTGATGTGGGCGAACGATCAATCGTTGATATTATCTACTTCCCAACCGGAGGAGGCAAAACCGAAGCATATTTAGGTGTTATTGTCTTTCATTGCTTTTTTGATCGGCTCCGTGGAAAGGCAGCAGGTGTAACTGCTTGGACTCGTTTTCCGCTCCGGTTACTCACACTCCAACAGACACAGCGTGTAGCTGATGTCATAGGTATTGCCGAGCTGGTGCGTCGAGAACAAAGCGATGTACGACTAAAAGGTTCTCATGTGGCTGGCTTTGCTGTAGGCTATTTAGCAGGTCAAGAAGCAACCCCCAATGAGCTAACTCCACCACGTGCAGGGCAGCTTCCTGATGCAATGTGGAGCAAAGCTCAAGACGCTAGAACTCTGCAACAATGGAAAAAAGTTGTACGGTGCCCGTCATGTCAAACGAACACTGTTCAAGTAGTGTTTGATACAAATCGGATACGTATCCTTCATAAATGCAGCAATCCCGCATGTGCCTTTCCTAATGGCATCATCCCGGTATTCATTGTGGACAACGATATCTATCGTCATCTACCGGCAGTAATTGTTGGAACGATTGATAAACTCGCCGGTATTGGAAACCAGCGAAAATTCTCGCTTATTCTTGGTCAAGTCGATGGCCGCTGTCCAAAACACGGATATTATAAAGGGATTTGTTGTCAGAAAGAGTGCCAAGAAGTTCTCCAGCCGGGTATTCCTTCCGGCATGTCAGGCCCTACTCTGTTTGTACAAGATGAGCTTCATCTCCTTAAAGAAGGTCTTGGCACTTTCGATGCTCACTATGAGACCTTTGTTCAGGAGTTGTTGCGGGTCGGAGGGCAACCCTTACCGCTCAAGATTATTGCTTCATCTGCAACAATCGAAGCGTTCGAGCGCCAAGTAGAGCATTTATATGGGCGTGAGCAACAAGAGGCACGGATTTTTCCGGGTGCCGGTGCGACGCTGCAACAATCTTTCTATGCAGAGACGCGTGATTATCCACAGCGCCTATTTGTCGGTATTATTCCACACAACAAAACGCTTTTCAACGCAGTTCTTGAACTAATTCAGTATTACCACGAGGCGCTACAGACGCTTCAGCGACTAACAGCATCTGACGCAAATCCATACGGCGGTAGGGTGCAGCCTGGAACACAAGACTGGCAGCTGCTGGTTGATTATTACAGTACTTCGTTGAACTACTTTATCAGTAATCGAGATCTGAACTCTCTTCGAACAGATTTGGAGTCAGCGGTTAATCCTGAAATGAGGCAGGCAGGATTTAATCCCTTGGAGATTGATGAGCTTACGGGCGGAACAAGCACTGATAGAGTAACAGCCATTTTAGAGAAACTAGAGAGGTCGTTACCCCAGCCTGGTAGTGCTCCAACGACGATATTGGCAACAAACATGGTCAGTCATGGAGTAGATGTTGATCGATTTAATGCCATGATTTTCTATGGTATGCCCCGGCAAAACGCGGAGTATATTCAGGCATCCAGCCGCGTTGGTCGGTCGCATGTTGGTATTGTCTTTAATTGTCTGCATCCAGCCCGTGAGCGCGATCAAAGTCACTATGCCTACTTCAAGAAATTTCATGAGTTTTTGGGCCAGCTCGTTGAGCCCGTCGCAATTAACCGCTGGTCAAAGCTCAGTATTCAATACACGTTACCTGGATTGTTTATGGCAGTTCTGTTGCAGCGCTTAGCCAACAGACCTGGTGTTTCTAAACCAAACAGTTATTATATGCTTGATTTTGTAAAGCGACAGATTAGTACAGGGCAAATAGGAGCAGATGATTTCATTCCGTTTCTGGAGTCAGCCTATCGCGTCCAGGGTGTAAACGGTGTAGGTCAGGACGCCTTCAGAAAAGAAATCCGGTTACGTGTCCAACAATTCCTTGACCAAATTCTCTACGCCGGAAACAGTCAGTCTTTTGTCAGTGGTGCCCTGAAGCCGTTTGAGCCGATGCGTAGTCTTCGAGAGGTCGATGAGCAAATCGAGATTGAGCTTGATGAAGCCGGTACACGCTGGGGTCAAGGTAAAGCCTCTTAGCACGATCGGAGCACTATCGTGGGACGCAAAATGAGTCGCGGTAAGCGGCAGGTACTGTTTGACTACCTGCCAGGGCGTGTTTTTGACTTCGCTCAAGTTGGCACTATCGCTAAGGTCGCAAAGGTTAGGGGAACCCCTAATAATCAGCTCAACCAAGAGCTTGTGCTAAGTGCTATACAACAATATGCAAATGCCTGGGAGGAGAAACATCGTACAGCGTTAAGAGATCGAAATCCGGATTATAGTCGGTTTATACTGCTTGATCCAAAAAGTGTGGAATCTGCTTTGTTTCCACTCGTATTTCATTGCCAGAATAAATCGTGTGGGCGTATTGTGACTCGGACAACTGAAACAGCACCAGCAAAAAGAACGTGCCCACGATGCAAACAGAACACATTGGTACAATTGCGCTTCGTTAAAATTCATCGCTGCGGTGAAATACAACCGCTGACGCCGTATTGTTCAAACTGCCGTTCAGCCGAAAACATGGCACTTGATATGCGTGGTAGTGAGCGAATTTCGGGATTCCAATGGAAATGTCTCACTTGCAATACCAAAACATCTCTGTTTGCTGGTCCATGTCGAGCGTGCGACTGGACAGATCCTATTCCTAACGTGGACAATCCCCGAAATATGGATATAGAAGTTTTTCGGGCTGGGAAAACCTATTACGCACATCACGTTGTCCTCTTAAATCAGCCGGGCCGTGATATGGATACATTTCTTCAAATACCAGAATGGCCTATGTTAGCCGCTGCCACTTTTTTAGAGTTGCCGGAGATGCAAGGTCGAAAACTCCTTGAATTTGGCGTTACTTCCCAGACCACACCACCCCCAGACATTGCACTGACAAATGCAGATGTGGATAGTATCCTTGCACGACTTAATAGCGGACAAATCACTGCTGCTGAGATGGCAGAGGAAATGCAAAGGATGCGCACGCAACGCGTACAGCAGCAGCAAGCATCGGCTCCGAACAGCATTGCTCAAGCATTGATACAACGAACAGGCATCGCTCAAAACACTTGGAAGGCGGCTGGCCGGGAAATGTTAGAGGCGGTTTTACCAATGGAGTCTGGTACAATTCAAGATCTCTTTGGTGCCTCCCCCTCTGCTGTGTCAGGAGCGCAACAAGCTGTACGGCAGGTAGCAAGTGAGTGTGGTATCTCACGGCTTACTTCCGTTAACGACTTTCCTATAACCACAGCAACCTTCGGGTACAGCCGAACGACATATCAGCCTAACCGCTGTCGGCTCAATCTTTTTCCCGCTGATGCTGACCATGGCGGGAAGTTCCCCATCTTTGTGGATCTCGTTCAAGCTGATGCGATAGTAATACGTCTCGATCCTGAGCGAGTATGGAAATGGCTTGAACGGAATATGCTCGTGTCAGCGTTGCCTGCTACACCCTTAAACAGTCCAACATTGCAACGGCAGTCCTACTTTATTAGTCTCTTTGATGATATAGAGCCTGCTGTGATGCTACGTGCGACTGAGCCACAAGCCCGCATGGTGTTTGGTCTTTTACATACGATGAGTCACTTGTGCATACGTCAGGCTGCACTTCTATGTGGTCTTGATCGAACCAGCTTATCTGAATATGTACTGCCACGTACACTTAGTTTTGCACTATATTGCAACCATAGGTTTGGTGCCACAATAGGTGCTTTAACTTCGCTATTCGAACAATCCCTTGAAGAATGGCTCAATCAAGTTCGCAATAGCCGACGATGTGTGTATGATCCAGTTTGTACTAGCAGTGGCGGCACATGTCACGCTTGTACGCATTTGGCAGAGACCAGTTGCCGTTTCTTTAACATAAATCTTAGTCGGTCATTCCTTTTTGGCGGCCCTGATACAGAGCTTGGGAACATTGGGGTTGGATATTTTGATGCTTCGCTTTCTTCGTGAGGCTCATCTTGAGTGCAGATGACCAACCGCAAGCTCAACTCGTAATTACTGTTCCTGCCCCATTCGCAGCTGATCTTGCATATCGGGCTCGTGCCCGTATGACAGTTGGTGTACTCACCTTATTAATCGCACAAGCGCAACGAGAAATCGTTATAGCCGCCCCGTTTCTTCAAGCAGATCAGGGATTGAGCCGCCCACCCCTTTCTGACGCTTTAGAAGCTGCGCTTGTTCGTGGCGTACATATATATATTGCAAGTACTGGCGCGGCACTACAGACTATAAAAATTAGCTCGAAATCCGAACACTATCGGGCGCAAATTCATCTCTATCAGCCACAAACAAATATTGATGACGCTCATAGACTAGGCTCTCATGCTAAATTTTGTATTGCGGATGGAGAGCAAGCATATATAGGCAGTGCAAATTTAACGAGACCAGGTCTAGGCGAGCATCTAGAATTAGGTGTATTGGTAGAAGGGGCGCTTGCTCAGCAAGTGCAAAGCTTCTGGAAGCACCTACTGGACATTGGTTTCTTTGTGCCTGTTAATTGAGCATTCATAAGTATTAGTACTACATTTGAGAGCAAAATGATTGACGGTAAGTCCTGATGAGGGCGTTATGGGAATCGTGGAGAGAGGATGATATACTCAGGAGGTATGCCCGAACGTCCCCGAGGCCGAGACCCTAACCGACGATACGAGAAGCGAGAAGTACCCTTCCTCGAATATCGCCAAGCAGTTCGCTTTCCCGATGAACCGACCTCAAACATCGCCTACGAGACCACCCGCGATATCATTCATACTGAACCATGTGATCTTTCTTTGTACCGCACAGCCCTCATGCCGGCTATGGACTGGTACGTCCTGGTCTTGGGGCAGCAACCACCAGAGCCACTTAGGGAACGCATAGACCAAGCAATGAGCACCGGTGTAGCCGTAGAGCTTCCAGAAGATGTCTGGAGGGCATTTAATGCACGCCGCCTAGAGCAATCAGGGAATGGCCCGTGGGTGGAGCGCAGATACCTACGTCGGCGCGTGCGCTAAGCTTAATCGTCCGAAATTTCAATCAGCTCGCTAGGGGTAACCTTGAAAAAGCGGCACAGAAGCTCCAGCGAATCGTAGTCTAACCTCCGCAGCGACGGCCCCTTGGGATTCCCATCGCTTGTGTTGTGCCACAAGCGACGTGCTGTAGATACACCAAGCTTAGCCTCGCGCTGAAATGTCGCAAGGTTTAAACCACGTTCTTCTGCTAGTTCACGAACACGAAGTCGCACACTCATAACCCCAATCTTAGCATAATACCAAACGCTCATTAGCGAAGCTTCGCTACTAGTTGCTCTTCTCTACAAGTCGTGGTAGAATTGTTCGCTAACAAGCCCTCACTAGCGAAACCTCTTTTATGAGAAATGGAGGTGGAATGTGGTGTCGCAAGTTTCAAACTGGAGTGATACGCGCCGGCGCACAACGTCAATGAGCATCCTTGACTGGATTGCGCTTTTTTGTCTGGGAGCGTCCCTAGTGTTTTGGGGTGTCCTGTACTTCAGCCTAATAGCTCCTCCCCTTCCACAGCTTGCGCCCCAAACGTTTGTTGCCCTCGCACTTACCGTGATGAGTGCGCTTATCATTCCGCTATTTTGGTCGATCCTCGTTCCGACAACACCAGCTGGCCAACTTCTTCAAAAAACCCAATGGGGTACTGTCGGCTTCTGGTTCATACTCGGAGCAGCGCTTTACATGACATGGTACGCCAGGCTCTGGATAGGCTCATGGTGGGCAAGTCAAACAGTTGTTGCAGATAACGGCCTTGCAGGCCCTGTCACTGTCTTTTGTCTGATCGGCTTCATCCTCGTTCCATCCCTTGCCTGGACGGTCGTAACGCCCGAGCGATGGCTTATCCAGATTCATCAAGCACGGGAGGTGAGGAAAATCGAGCGGATGCAACAGCTTGAAGATTTGTCGTATAAGGCGATGATCGCCCGCGCAAGGGCCATTCTCAACGCGGAACTAGCTGGTAGTGCGGTCTCGCGTATTCCAGAGCTTGCAGGGCTTCTGATGACCTCTGAGAAGCTTACGCACCAGGCACTCTATCAAGTGTCCCAAGGCTACAGTGCGATGTACAACGCAGAACTTAGGCTTGGGCTTGAGAGTGAGCCTGAGATTGAGGAACGCTACCGAGGCACGGTTAATCAACTGATCGCAGCATACAACGAAATACCCAACGTATCACAAGCTGCTTTGCCACAGCCAGAGCCTGTAGCTGTGCAATCCAGAGCCCAGGTAAAAGCAGGAGTTGAAGCAGGTAGCCAATCAGCTCTTACTCGCCTCTCTACGCCTGCTCGCCAGAACTATATCGCCGCGCGCAATGTTTTGGGAGAGGGTGCTTGGATGCGCCGAGACCTTGAGACGGCCCTTTCCTGTCAACACAGCGAGGCATCAGAGCGCATCAGGGAATGGAAGGCAGCAGGGCTTGTTGTGTCGGTTGATGACCCGAAGTGGCACTACCGGTTCACTGAAGTGAGGTAGCTATGAGCCGTTCAATACCAATCCGCGACTTGGCCGGAAAAATCATTGGCCTTCGGGACGAGAATGAGCCTGACCCCGTACAAGCCACGCTTGACGCATCTATGAAAGCGGTTGGTGCACCAAGTAGCGTCGAGGAAGCGCCCCATCCTGCAACTAATCCTAAGCGCGATTTCAAGCCGCCATCCCTTTTGCGAATTGTCGTCGGGGCGGTTGTCGTTACGGCCTGGGCGATTGCGCTTGTCCTCTTAGCAGGTAGAACACAGCCAGCGCCAAAGGTAGCGCCCGCACAAGCGGCGACCACAACACAGACAGCGACTCCCACAGCGAGTGCAACCAGCACCCCATCGCCGACCATTGAACCAACAGCCACGCCGCGGCCTACAGAAGTTCCCACAGACGCAGTGCCGTTACCAACTCCGCTTCCTCCGCCGCCACCAGTACTCACATTCTGTGCCGAGCGAAGTTCGCTCTATGGCCGTGTCTATCAGTGTGCATCAACACAGGCAGGTGCTGATGCATTGGCTGATGCTGCAATGGCTGAGGTCAACACCAATGGACAAGCTACAGCACAGGCACTCAAGGCGACGGCGACACGATAAGAAGCACTGTCGCTTCGCTTGGCTTTTTTTGGTTTTTCGCTTTCTCTTAACGCTACCATAGCGGGTCCCCCTCTTGAGAAGGGTGAATATGCCGCTCAGATCCCGCATAAGCGGGACTTCGCGTCACGGCTTTCGCCGCCCATCTTCAAGAGACTCCCCACTATGGCTAAAAAGCGTTCGCGGCGAAAAACCTGTATGGAGCCAGCGCTCCGCTCTTTTACCCTCATCAGGAGACGAAAAGCCATTCGTCATAAGCAACTACCGTGTCGCACGACACGTCTAATGCGTGCATCTATGGAGGGAATCTCATGACGCGAGCTATTCTCTATGCCAGGGTTTCATCTGACGAGCAGAACAAGGGGTCATCCCCCGATGACCAAATTCGCCGCTGCGCCGAGTACGCGCGGACACAAGGGTTCACGGTCGTTGCTGAAATACGTGACGATTACACTGGCTATGAGTTTGAGCGTCCGGGCTTTGACAAAGTACGCCAGATGATCGCCAATAGAGAGGCTGATACCCTTGTCTGCCTCTCGGGAGACCGGCTTGCACGTACCGTTTTCGTGGTCGGCCGGATAAGCAGTGAATTATTGCGCCGCCACCGCGTTAACCTCCATTTTGTCAGTCGTGGCCGGGTTGACTATGACTCG of the Candidatus Kouleothrix ribensis genome contains:
- a CDS encoding helix-turn-helix transcriptional regulator, with translation MSVRLRVRELAEERGLNLATFQREAKLGVSTARRLWHNTSDGNPKGPSLRRLDYDSLELLCRFFKVTPSELIEISDD